The Mucilaginibacter mallensis genome has a segment encoding these proteins:
- a CDS encoding sodium/sugar symporter: protein MNHLSGYDYTVFFIYFIVVTSYGYWVYRNKRSAHSKTKDYFLAEGSLTWWAIGASIIASNISAEHFIGMSGSGFAMGLAIASYEWMAAATLIIVAVFFLPIYIKNHIYTMPQFLANRYNDTVSTVLAVFWLLVYVFVNLTSIYFLGAAAIETITGISFSTCIVALGIFSIIITLGGMKVIGYTDVIQVFVLIMGGLVTCYLSLHLIADKLGVKTVFDALPLLKKNAGDHFHMIFPPGHKYYNDLPGIAVLAGGLWINNLNYWGCNQYIIQRALGADLKTGRNGLMFAAFLKLLVPVIVVIPGIAVYVLYNHGFYHHEMTDAAGTLKPDHAYPVLMNLLPTGLKGLAFAALTAAIVASLAGKCNSIATIFTLDIYKKFLNKEASEQRMVNVGRWVVIVASLIAIVIAPALRSFDQVYQFIQEYVGFISPGILAIFLLGFFWKRTTSGAALTGAVLTIPLSILFKFLPQLTDGYIAAIPFLNRMTWVFFIVSALMVLITLADSRSKQNKQILQIDTKLFRVTPAFTICAVIICGILAALYTVFW from the coding sequence ATGAACCATCTTTCAGGCTACGACTATACCGTTTTCTTCATTTACTTTATTGTAGTTACCAGCTATGGGTATTGGGTGTACCGTAATAAAAGATCGGCACACAGCAAAACAAAAGACTATTTCCTTGCTGAAGGCTCTCTCACCTGGTGGGCCATCGGGGCATCCATCATCGCGTCCAATATTTCAGCCGAGCATTTTATAGGCATGTCGGGCTCAGGCTTTGCAATGGGCCTGGCCATAGCCAGTTATGAATGGATGGCCGCCGCTACGCTCATTATTGTGGCTGTGTTCTTTCTGCCCATCTACATTAAAAATCACATTTATACCATGCCGCAGTTCCTGGCTAACAGGTATAATGATACGGTAAGTACTGTTCTGGCTGTTTTTTGGCTGTTGGTATACGTGTTTGTAAATCTCACTTCCATTTACTTTTTAGGTGCTGCCGCGATAGAAACCATCACCGGCATATCATTCAGCACCTGTATTGTGGCTTTGGGCATATTCTCCATCATTATTACGCTCGGCGGTATGAAGGTGATTGGTTATACCGATGTGATTCAGGTTTTTGTTTTAATTATGGGCGGCCTGGTTACCTGTTATCTTTCATTGCATTTAATAGCAGATAAATTGGGTGTAAAAACAGTATTTGATGCCCTGCCATTGCTAAAAAAGAACGCCGGTGACCATTTTCATATGATCTTTCCGCCCGGACATAAATATTATAATGACTTGCCGGGGATAGCCGTTTTGGCGGGCGGCCTGTGGATCAACAACCTTAACTATTGGGGCTGTAACCAATATATCATCCAGCGCGCCCTCGGTGCCGATCTGAAAACGGGCCGCAACGGGTTAATGTTCGCCGCCTTTTTAAAATTGCTGGTGCCCGTTATTGTGGTAATACCCGGCATTGCTGTTTATGTGCTATACAATCATGGCTTTTATCACCATGAAATGACAGATGCCGCAGGCACCCTGAAACCAGACCATGCTTACCCGGTTTTGATGAACCTGCTGCCAACCGGTCTTAAAGGATTAGCCTTTGCGGCGCTTACGGCTGCCATAGTAGCTTCATTAGCAGGCAAGTGCAATAGCATCGCTACCATTTTCACACTTGATATTTATAAGAAATTTTTGAATAAGGAAGCATCGGAGCAACGCATGGTAAATGTGGGGAGATGGGTGGTTATTGTAGCATCGCTTATTGCCATAGTAATAGCACCTGCCCTGCGCAGTTTCGACCAGGTTTACCAGTTCATACAGGAGTATGTAGGTTTTATATCGCCTGGCATACTGGCCATATTTCTACTTGGTTTTTTCTGGAAACGGACAACCTCAGGGGCAGCACTTACGGGGGCTGTGTTAACCATTCCGCTCTCCATACTATTTAAATTTTTGCCGCAGCTTACTGACGGATACATAGCCGCTATACCATTCTTAAACCGCATGACCTGGGTTTTCTTTATCGTTAGTGCCTTGATGGTGCTGATTACCCTGGCTGATAGCAGGAGCAAGCAGAATAAACAAATACTGCAAATCGATACTAAACTGTTCAGGGTAACCCCGGCTTTTACTATCTGTGCAGTTATTATTTGTGGCATCCTGGCGGCATTGTATACAGTTTTCTGGTAA
- a CDS encoding acyltransferase family protein, translating to MTTPAITQTPKRLVSLDALRGFDMFWIMSGEQIIHTLAKVTQWPVLLWFSGQLHHTEWNGITFYDMIFPLFLFIAGVSMPYSMSNKMGKAGVESADQLPSKTKRGIYLSMLRRTLILILLGMVVNGALKFNGYENTRFASVLGRIGLAWFFAGLIYLNFNLRGQILWLGGILIGYWAAMLFIPVPGYGAGVLTMQGSLESYIDRLLLPGRLHDKIHDPEGILSTIPAIGTALLGVFTGSFLKWQSPRWPMYKKGLLLFGAGLVLIAIGSLWDLNFPINKRLWSSSFVLYVGGWSLIFLSVFYLVIDVAGFKKWAIPFVWIGTNSILIYLCSEGLVDFGHTAGFLLGGLVHLTPVAWQAVWTAVSVTLVQLVFLYILYRNKLFLKV from the coding sequence ATGACAACACCCGCTATAACACAAACCCCTAAACGATTGGTATCGCTTGATGCCCTTCGCGGGTTTGATATGTTCTGGATCATGAGTGGCGAGCAGATCATCCATACGCTGGCAAAAGTTACGCAATGGCCTGTGCTGCTATGGTTCTCGGGCCAATTGCACCATACGGAATGGAACGGCATCACTTTTTATGATATGATTTTCCCGCTGTTCCTGTTCATCGCCGGGGTATCTATGCCTTACTCCATGAGTAATAAAATGGGTAAAGCAGGAGTGGAGTCAGCTGATCAATTGCCATCAAAAACCAAGCGGGGCATTTATCTATCCATGTTGCGGCGCACACTGATACTTATACTGCTGGGCATGGTGGTAAACGGTGCGCTAAAATTCAACGGGTATGAAAACACGCGCTTTGCCAGCGTATTAGGAAGGATAGGCCTGGCCTGGTTTTTTGCCGGTCTCATCTACCTCAATTTTAACCTGCGCGGGCAAATACTATGGCTTGGCGGTATCCTCATAGGCTATTGGGCAGCCATGTTATTTATCCCCGTGCCGGGCTATGGAGCAGGTGTGTTAACCATGCAGGGTTCACTCGAATCATATATTGACAGGTTGCTATTGCCCGGTCGTCTCCACGATAAAATACATGACCCGGAGGGAATACTTTCAACCATACCCGCTATAGGTACAGCATTGCTGGGTGTGTTTACAGGCAGTTTTTTAAAGTGGCAATCACCACGCTGGCCGATGTACAAAAAGGGCCTGCTGCTGTTTGGTGCAGGCTTGGTGTTAATTGCAATTGGTTCATTATGGGATTTGAATTTCCCTATTAATAAACGCTTATGGTCAAGCTCATTTGTGTTATATGTGGGCGGCTGGAGCCTCATCTTTTTATCGGTATTTTACCTGGTTATTGATGTAGCCGGGTTTAAGAAATGGGCCATCCCCTTTGTGTGGATAGGGACCAATTCTATATTGATATACCTGTGTTCAGAAGGCCTGGTTGATTTCGGTCATACTGCCGGATTTTTGTTAGGCGGCCTCGTTCACTTAACCCCGGTAGCATGGCAAGCCGTGTGGACTGCAGTAAGCGTTACCCTGGTACAACTCGTGTTTTTATACATCTTGTACCGCAATAAATTGTTTTTAAAAGTTTAG
- a CDS encoding glycoside hydrolase family 28 protein — protein MKYISKTALAVLLSVFIGITASAQVKTYNIKNYGAIADGKTNNTAAIQKAIDEASANGGGRVLVPAGKFVTGVITIQSNIELHLDKDAFLLGSTIRTDYGDGKASPLIIANHQHHIAITGHGTIDGQGDSLLKDIYRRLNAGTLQDTEWRKPNPWHQMRPTEDNRPKLIEFKNCDDIQLKNITIKNGLCWTQNYKNCTNMVIDSMKVENVTYWNNDGIDIVDCKNVKLTNSFFNAADDGICLKSEDPDGACENVYVANCRVRSSASAVKLGTGSLGGFKKIAIRNISVYDTYRSAIAIETVDGGVLEDVDIRDIVAKNTGNAIVIRLGHRNQKRPAGVLRRVYIGNVTVDVPAGKPDAGYPIEGPIVSVPHNVFPSSITGIPGSRAQDITLENITINYAGGAKKEVANFGIDSLEKVPEKIRDYPEFSMFGELPAWGFYIRHADGIKIKNMVLTCKGTDYRPAFIADDVNGLSLNGLNIPQVKTKPVILLNKVSGFVSENITIPGGAKQNIQVQ, from the coding sequence ATGAAATATATTTCCAAAACAGCCCTTGCCGTTTTGTTATCCGTCTTTATCGGCATAACAGCATCGGCACAAGTAAAAACCTATAATATTAAAAATTATGGAGCCATAGCCGATGGCAAAACCAATAACACCGCGGCTATTCAAAAAGCTATTGATGAAGCATCAGCAAATGGCGGCGGTCGGGTTTTAGTTCCTGCCGGGAAGTTTGTTACCGGGGTGATCACCATCCAATCAAATATTGAATTGCACCTGGATAAGGACGCGTTCTTATTGGGAAGTACCATCCGTACTGATTATGGTGATGGCAAGGCTTCTCCACTAATTATAGCTAACCATCAACACCATATCGCCATAACCGGGCACGGTACTATTGATGGGCAGGGAGATAGCCTGTTAAAGGATATTTACCGCCGCTTAAATGCCGGTACTTTACAGGATACGGAATGGCGCAAGCCCAACCCATGGCATCAGATGAGGCCGACCGAAGACAACCGCCCCAAGCTTATCGAATTTAAAAACTGTGATGACATCCAGCTCAAAAACATCACCATTAAAAACGGTTTATGCTGGACACAGAATTACAAAAACTGCACAAACATGGTGATTGACAGCATGAAAGTAGAGAATGTTACTTACTGGAATAACGACGGGATAGATATTGTGGATTGCAAAAATGTAAAGCTCACCAACAGCTTTTTTAATGCTGCCGACGATGGCATCTGCCTTAAATCAGAAGATCCTGATGGTGCCTGCGAAAATGTTTACGTGGCAAATTGCAGGGTGCGCTCAAGTGCCAGCGCGGTAAAATTGGGTACCGGATCATTAGGAGGTTTTAAAAAAATCGCCATCAGGAATATCAGCGTATATGATACCTACCGCTCGGCTATAGCTATTGAAACTGTTGACGGTGGGGTATTGGAGGATGTGGACATACGCGACATCGTAGCTAAAAATACCGGCAATGCCATTGTAATAAGGCTTGGTCATCGTAACCAAAAGCGGCCTGCGGGTGTGCTGCGCAGGGTATATATAGGCAATGTAACAGTTGATGTACCGGCGGGTAAACCCGATGCGGGCTACCCTATAGAAGGGCCAATTGTTAGTGTGCCGCATAATGTTTTCCCGTCATCAATTACGGGTATTCCCGGCAGCAGGGCGCAGGATATCACGCTCGAGAATATCACCATTAACTATGCCGGAGGCGCAAAAAAAGAGGTGGCCAATTTTGGCATAGATAGCCTTGAAAAAGTGCCCGAAAAAATACGTGATTACCCGGAGTTCTCCATGTTTGGCGAATTACCTGCCTGGGGCTTTTACATCAGGCATGCCGATGGTATAAAAATTAAAAATATGGTACTCACCTGTAAAGGCACTGACTATCGCCCTGCTTTTATTGCCGATGATGTAAACGGGCTTAGTTTAAATGGCTTAAATATTCCGCAGGTAAAAACAAAACCGGTGATACTGCTTAACAAAGTAAGTGGTTTCGTTTCTGAAAATATCACGATCCCCGGCGGCGCTAAACAAAATATACAAGTTCAATAA